The Rhizobium favelukesii DNA segment GAACCTGATCTTCTATTCGTTGGCGAGTTTTTCCACCTCCATCCTCGACAGCAAGCTCCTCGCCGAGAAGGAAAAAAATGGCGATATGGGTCGGGAATTCCTGCAAACCGCTGATGCCGGTTCCGGGCCCTATTCGTTGCGGACGTGGCGTGTCAATGATCTGTTGATTGCTGACGCTTTCAAGGACTATTGGGCCCGCACTCCCAAGATGCGTCGCGTCATATTGCGCCACATTCCGGAATCGTCTGGCCAGCGCCTGCAGCTAGAAGCGGGTGACGTCGATATTGCAACACGCCTCTCGTCGACTGATCTCGCTGCCGTTCAGTCAGGCGGGAAGGCCGACATCCAGAAGACGCCGGGATTCGGGTTCTACTATCTGGCGCTTAACCAGAAGGACGAGATTCTCGCCAACCCGAAGGTTCGCGAAGCCTTCCGCTACCTCATTGACTATGATGGGCTGGCAAACACGGTCATGAAGTACTACGGCATCAAGCAAGAGACGATTGTCCCCGCTGGCCTGCCGGGTGCCAGCGATGCCGCTCCCTACAAACTCGATATCGACAAGGCAAAGCAACTGCTTGCCGAGGCCGGCTATCCGGATGGATTTTCGAAAGTCTACTACGCGACACCGGTGACGCCGGAATATGAAGTGGCCCAATCCCTTCAGGCCAATGCCGCCAAAGCGGGCATCAAACTTGACCTGCAAGGGGGCGACCATATTGGCAAGTTTCGTAACCGTGAGTTCGAAATCTTTTCGGCCCGTACCGGCGAACGTCTCCCCGATCCGCATGCCGTTCTGGCCTCCTATGCGACCAATCCCAACAATGCAGACGATGCAAAGCTGAGCGGCCTGATCGCCTGGCGTACCGCCTGGGACGTTCCGAAGGATATCCAGGATATGGTGACGGCGGCAGCGCACGAGACGGACCAGGAGAAGCGCGATGATCTCTATGCGAAGGTCAACCAGGCCTATCTCAAGGCTTCTCCGGCTCTCATCACTTCGTTCCAGCGCACCGACGCAAAGGCAGTGCGCAAGGACATCAAGGGCTACGTTGGCCATTCAACCTGGCTGACACGTTGGGACACGGTCTCAAAGGGTCAATAGCCTGACGGCTCGAGGAGAATGACGTGACGATCGTACAGACAACCGGCACCGGGCCGAGCCGCGGTACGGCAGCGCTTGCGGCATTGCAAAAGGTGGCGACGTCCTTTGGCGTCATCCTGACCACGCTTTTAGGGCTCCTGGTGATCACCTTCGTTGTCGGGCGCATGGTGCCCGCCGATCCGGTCATTGCTGTGATCGGCGATCAGGCCGATCACGAGACCTATGAGCGCGTCTACAAGCAGATGGGCCTTGACCAGCCAGTCTACGTGCAGTTCGCGACCTATCTTGGAAACGTCGCTCATCTCGACTTCGGCCAGTCGCATGTGACGAAGAATCCGGTCGCCAGCGACCTTGCCCGCGTGTTTCCGGCGACGCTGGAGCTTGCGACCCTGGCAACCATCATCGGTGCAAGCCTCGGCATTCCTCTCGGCATCATCTCTGCTGTCAGGAAGGGCACCTGGGTCGACCACGTTGCGCGCATTGTTGGACTTCTCGGGCATTCGACGCCGATCTTTTGGTTGGGAACCATCGTCATCCTCGTCTTCTACGCGAAATTCGGCCTCATCCCGGGAAGTGGTCGTCTGGATGTCTACAATGAGGGTCTGGTGGAAGGGCCGACGAACTCGATCCTGGTCGACGCGATGCTTGCCGGCGAATGGGAGGTTTTCCGCGACGCGCTTTTGCATGTGGCTGCGCCTGCACTCATCCTCGGCTACGCCGCGATGGCTTATCTCAGTCGCATGAGCCGCAGTTTCATGCTCGAGCAGTTGCGGCAGGAGTACGTGCTGACCGCGAAAGCCAAGGGCCTCGGGCAACGCGCCATCGTCTGGCGTCATGCACTCCGCAACATCCGGGTCCAGCTTTTGACGATCGTCGCCCTTGCCTACTGCGGTCTGCTCGACGGCACGGTTCTCATCGAGACCGTCTTTGCCTGGCCAGGACTTGGTCAGTACCTGACCTCTGCGTTGTTCTTTGCGGACATGAATGCCGTCCTCGGCAGCGTGCTTCTGATCGGCATCATCTCGATTGCCATCAATCTGCTGTCGGACCTGACCTATCGCTTCCTCGATCCGAGAACCCGGTGACATCATGGCGACACGCTATTTCAACGATCTCCACAATTGGCTGATCAACGAGGATTTTTCCTCGATGCGTCAAGCTCGTCTGCACAAGGCCTATGTGCTGTGGCTTAGCCTTATCGCCAATCCACTTGCCTTCGCCGGATTTGTGGTCGTCGCCGCATTGATCGCAATTGCAGTCCTTGCGCCGCTGCTGGCAAATCACGATCCAATTCTGCAGGATCTCACCATGGCCCTGAGGCCGCCGTCGGCGCTCCATTGGTTTGGGACAGACGAGTTTGGCCGCGATGTCTATTCGAGGTTGGTCTATGGCGCACGCACGACGCTTTATATCAGCATCCTT contains these protein-coding regions:
- a CDS encoding ABC transporter permease; its protein translation is MTIVQTTGTGPSRGTAALAALQKVATSFGVILTTLLGLLVITFVVGRMVPADPVIAVIGDQADHETYERVYKQMGLDQPVYVQFATYLGNVAHLDFGQSHVTKNPVASDLARVFPATLELATLATIIGASLGIPLGIISAVRKGTWVDHVARIVGLLGHSTPIFWLGTIVILVFYAKFGLIPGSGRLDVYNEGLVEGPTNSILVDAMLAGEWEVFRDALLHVAAPALILGYAAMAYLSRMSRSFMLEQLRQEYVLTAKAKGLGQRAIVWRHALRNIRVQLLTIVALAYCGLLDGTVLIETVFAWPGLGQYLTSALFFADMNAVLGSVLLIGIISIAINLLSDLTYRFLDPRTR
- a CDS encoding ABC transporter substrate-binding protein yields the protein MGIQRRSFLMTSAFIAATLSMSISAQAATPKDQLVVAMNMSSMRGLDPNELNQLEAAEIVANLYERLIALPADDITKPMPGLAESWTVSPDGKTFTFKIRSGVSFHSGNPLTAKDVEWSLRRLVKLGLAPSVDLRQWGFTDKNVDSLIKASDDTTVVLETPEVWNPNLIFYSLASFSTSILDSKLLAEKEKNGDMGREFLQTADAGSGPYSLRTWRVNDLLIADAFKDYWARTPKMRRVILRHIPESSGQRLQLEAGDVDIATRLSSTDLAAVQSGGKADIQKTPGFGFYYLALNQKDEILANPKVREAFRYLIDYDGLANTVMKYYGIKQETIVPAGLPGASDAAPYKLDIDKAKQLLAEAGYPDGFSKVYYATPVTPEYEVAQSLQANAAKAGIKLDLQGGDHIGKFRNREFEIFSARTGERLPDPHAVLASYATNPNNADDAKLSGLIAWRTAWDVPKDIQDMVTAAAHETDQEKRDDLYAKVNQAYLKASPALITSFQRTDAKAVRKDIKGYVGHSTWLTRWDTVSKGQ